One Pseudomonadota bacterium genomic window, ACATGTTGATTCTGTGCTCTGCACCTTTTTTCCAACCTTTTCTGCAATAGCAACATATTTGCTTTTTAAAGAATTTTCCTCTCAAAAATTCTTTAAAAAAACTCTGTGACTCTGTGCTCTCTGTGAGAGACAAAAATAATATCTCACAGAGCCCACAGAGATCACAAAGATAAATAATACATATAGTTCATAAGTTGATAAGTAAGCTTCCTGCGAAGCAGTATGTCAGGTTTTAAAGAATTTTTCCTCTCAAAAAATTCTTAAAAAAACCCTGTGACTCTGAGTACTCTGTGAGAGACAAAAAATATCTCGCAGAATCTACTGAAATAACAAAGATTTTTCATAGAGTAAAACACTAAGCAAAATTATTGTTACATTTTTTATAATCATAATATGGAAATTAAGAAAAAAGAGCTGATAACATACTGGGTAAATAGTTCCGATAACGATTTCAAGGCAATGATACATTTGTTTGACAAAGGTGACTATACATGGTCATGAAGGAATTTAGAAAATGGATAAAAGAAAAGCTCCTGAAATAGCGATTAACTATATCGATTTTCTAAGAAAAATAGATCCGAATATTAAAAAAGCTTACCTTTTCGGTTCTTATGCAAAAGGGAATGCTATCAAAAACAGTGATATTGACCTGGCCATAGTATTTGAAAATCTTTCCGACACCTTCGATATGCAAGTTCTTTTAATGAAGCTTAGAAGAAAGTTCGATAATAAAATCGAGCCACATGCTTTCAGAGATTCCGATTTTAATACTTCTAATCCTTTGGCTAATGAGATCCTTAGCCCGACATTCGCGAAGAAGAATAAATCAAATTATATTTAAAAAAAACAATTGATTAAATTCAGCCAGTTATAAACTTTGCCAGTAATTGGTCAAGTTTGCATGCCACATAACCCACTTAAATTATTGAGCCTGAAA contains:
- a CDS encoding nucleotidyltransferase domain-containing protein; amino-acid sequence: MDKRKAPEIAINYIDFLRKIDPNIKKAYLFGSYAKGNAIKNSDIDLAIVFENLSDTFDMQVLLMKLRRKFDNKIEPHAFRDSDFNTSNPLANEILSPTFAKKNKSNYI